In Longimicrobiaceae bacterium, a genomic segment contains:
- a CDS encoding relaxase/mobilization nuclease domain-containing protein, with protein sequence MIGRAFTAGRGFKGLAAYLRDGHLAEPNPERVAWIEARNLPTRDPAAAARLMAATARLSERVENPLYHFSVSFDPSDPVNRETMRRVADRTLRDLGLQEHQVLIVAHADRAHPHMHFMVNRVHPERGTAWSKAYDFRRIEQTMRAQEEELGFRYVPSPHVRTPDHMRERVGPAPARAVRGDADFLARVQREAGPVLERAGSWGEVEQGLGAHGLSVRVKGGGLVVTDGAQEVKASQIDRGVSRRALEGRFGPLGDYHARKAVADRALQDRAAQVERVAPQPPAPAEPQRATAPAPAPTAPVQLPLPLDVPAAPEQPTPSHATLLQLPLRRAVAPPSPAPRVVPTRAPDPIPQPLDAPAPAPAPQRPGPAVPPPQQPTRAPERLQPRTYGEAVREYYRATRALFADPPAARRAFLTAAASRGHAHAADALRQRPESFGALRPGATYGLASRAGDLGYVYARGQEQRMRPQLKAIAAPLLKVMPALDATDALRLAQQAEHARSTELRQVRDARANGLGAWTMFSRNAGEVYADPGAGVRALEAYRKQFGTERAAEALAKTPERFGGLRRSSVERLGGLVRWQSDGFARAGAPTLAAEYREAVRAFQGRPSEAVEALAAGRAAEAVRVRDAARAVRERLGPVDLQSLAREVSSRLRAASGGVPARQERLARGLRPMLPQAVAGVARTAFQIAREIDQDHEPGRRRDRGLSL encoded by the coding sequence GTGATCGGGCGGGCGTTCACGGCGGGGCGAGGCTTCAAGGGCCTCGCGGCGTACCTGCGGGACGGGCACCTGGCCGAGCCGAACCCGGAGCGCGTGGCGTGGATCGAAGCGCGCAACCTGCCGACCCGCGACCCCGCCGCCGCCGCCCGCCTCATGGCGGCCACGGCGCGGCTGTCGGAGCGGGTGGAGAACCCGCTGTATCACTTCTCGGTGAGCTTCGACCCTTCGGACCCGGTCAACCGCGAGACGATGCGCCGCGTTGCGGACCGCACGCTCCGCGACCTGGGGTTGCAGGAGCACCAGGTGTTGATCGTGGCGCACGCGGACCGTGCCCACCCGCACATGCACTTCATGGTCAACCGCGTCCACCCGGAGCGCGGGACCGCATGGTCCAAGGCGTACGACTTCCGGCGCATCGAGCAGACGATGCGCGCCCAGGAGGAGGAGCTAGGCTTCCGCTACGTGCCGAGTCCCCACGTCCGCACGCCGGACCACATGCGGGAGCGCGTGGGACCTGCACCCGCGCGTGCCGTGCGGGGGGATGCGGACTTCCTCGCGCGCGTGCAGCGGGAGGCCGGGCCCGTGCTGGAGCGTGCGGGATCGTGGGGCGAGGTAGAGCAGGGGTTAGGCGCGCACGGGTTGTCGGTGCGCGTGAAGGGCGGCGGGTTGGTCGTGACGGACGGCGCGCAGGAGGTGAAGGCGTCGCAGATCGACCGCGGGGTTTCGCGCCGCGCGCTGGAGGGACGCTTCGGTCCGCTGGGCGACTACCACGCCCGGAAGGCGGTTGCCGACCGTGCGTTGCAGGACCGCGCCGCCCAGGTGGAGCGGGTCGCTCCGCAACCGCCCGCACCGGCGGAGCCGCAGCGGGCCACCGCGCCGGCACCGGCGCCCACCGCACCCGTGCAACTGCCGCTGCCGCTGGACGTGCCGGCGGCGCCGGAGCAGCCCACACCGTCCCACGCCACGCTCCTGCAACTGCCGCTTCGCCGCGCGGTGGCGCCGCCCTCCCCGGCGCCGCGCGTGGTTCCCACCCGCGCGCCCGATCCGATCCCGCAACCCCTCGACGCCCCCGCCCCGGCCCCGGCTCCGCAGCGGCCCGGCCCCGCCGTGCCGCCGCCGCAGCAGCCCACCCGCGCGCCGGAAAGGCTCCAGCCGCGGACGTACGGTGAGGCGGTGCGGGAATACTACCGCGCCACGCGCGCGCTCTTCGCCGATCCACCCGCCGCACGGCGGGCATTCCTCACGGCCGCGGCGTCACGCGGCCACGCACACGCGGCCGACGCGCTCCGGCAGCGGCCGGAGAGCTTCGGCGCGCTGCGGCCAGGCGCCACGTACGGGCTGGCGTCGCGTGCGGGGGATCTGGGCTACGTGTACGCGCGCGGGCAGGAGCAGCGGATGCGCCCGCAGTTGAAGGCCATCGCCGCACCGTTGCTCAAAGTGATGCCCGCCCTCGATGCCACGGACGCGCTCCGGCTCGCCCAGCAGGCGGAGCACGCCCGCTCCACTGAGCTGCGCCAGGTGCGCGACGCCCGCGCGAACGGGCTGGGCGCCTGGACGATGTTTAGCCGGAACGCGGGGGAGGTCTACGCCGACCCGGGCGCGGGCGTGCGCGCGCTGGAGGCGTACCGGAAGCAGTTCGGGACGGAGCGGGCGGCCGAGGCGCTGGCGAAGACGCCGGAGCGGTTCGGCGGGTTGAGGCGGAGTTCGGTGGAGCGGCTGGGCGGGCTGGTACGCTGGCAGAGCGACGGGTTCGCGCGCGCGGGCGCGCCGACCCTCGCGGCCGAGTACCGGGAGGCGGTGCGCGCCTTCCAGGGAAGGCCGTCCGAGGCTGTCGAGGCGCTTGCGGCTGGGCGTGCGGCCGAGGCCGTCCGGGTGCGAGACGCGGCGCGCGCCGTCCGTGAACGGCTCGGCCCGGTGGACCTGCAATCGCTCGCGCGCGAGGTCTCAAGCCGCCTGCGCGCGGCGTCCGGCGGTGTGCCCGCGCGGCAGGAGCGGCTTGCACGGGGGCTGCGGCCGATGCTGCCCCAGGCCGTCGCGGGCGTGGCCCGCACCGCGTTCCAGATCGCGCGCGAGATCGACCAGGACCACGAACCGGGGCGACGCCGCGACCGCGGGTTGAGCCTCTGA